From a region of the Synechococcus sp. RS9916 genome:
- a CDS encoding Coenzyme F420 hydrogenase/dehydrogenase, beta subunit C-terminal domain: MTQAPASPAPHERARPIPRDVVRPAKDLCSDCGLCDSRWVAYVRQACAFLHQDFEGMERRYHGRSRDLDNEDELYFGVQQRMLTARLRQPIEGAQWTGIVSHLGVQALKTGLVDAVLCVQQSPDDRFTPMPVLARTPEEVMAARVNKPTLSNNLSVLEQLPGSGIKRLLAIGVGCQIQALRSVQDTLPLDELYVLGLPCVDNVSREGLNTFLNSASDSPDTVVHYEFMQDFRIHFRHRDGREETVPFFGLDTPKLKDVFAPSCLSCFDYTNAGADLVVGYMGAEFGRQWLVVRNARGAQLLKLVEADLDTASVTSRGDRRAAVQQGIDAYDKALKLPMWVAEAVGWVVQRIGPKGLEYGRFSIDSHFTRNALWVRRNHSDQYTRHLPAFARKIVERYKLPQA, encoded by the coding sequence GTGACGCAAGCTCCCGCTTCTCCGGCTCCCCATGAACGGGCCCGGCCGATTCCAAGGGATGTCGTGCGTCCCGCCAAGGATCTCTGCAGTGATTGCGGCCTCTGCGATTCCCGCTGGGTGGCCTACGTGCGCCAGGCCTGCGCGTTCCTCCACCAAGATTTCGAGGGCATGGAGCGGCGTTATCACGGCCGTAGCCGTGATCTCGACAACGAGGACGAGCTCTATTTCGGTGTGCAGCAGCGCATGCTCACCGCGCGCCTGCGTCAGCCCATCGAGGGAGCGCAATGGACGGGCATCGTGAGCCACTTGGGGGTTCAGGCCCTCAAAACGGGGCTCGTGGATGCCGTTCTCTGTGTGCAGCAGAGCCCGGACGATCGCTTCACTCCCATGCCTGTGCTGGCGCGGACACCTGAGGAGGTGATGGCGGCACGGGTCAACAAGCCCACCCTGTCCAACAACTTGTCAGTGCTTGAGCAGCTGCCCGGCAGTGGGATCAAGCGACTGCTGGCCATTGGTGTGGGGTGTCAGATCCAGGCGCTGCGGTCGGTGCAGGACACCCTTCCACTTGATGAGCTCTACGTGCTCGGTCTTCCCTGTGTGGACAACGTGTCCCGTGAAGGGCTCAACACCTTTCTAAACAGCGCCAGTGATTCCCCTGACACGGTGGTGCACTACGAGTTCATGCAGGACTTCCGCATTCACTTCCGCCACCGTGATGGCCGTGAGGAAACGGTGCCGTTCTTTGGGCTTGATACCCCCAAGCTCAAGGACGTGTTCGCTCCCAGTTGTTTGAGCTGTTTCGACTACACCAACGCCGGTGCTGATCTGGTGGTGGGCTACATGGGGGCTGAATTCGGACGTCAGTGGCTGGTGGTGCGCAACGCCCGTGGGGCGCAATTGCTCAAGTTGGTTGAGGCTGATCTCGACACGGCCTCTGTCACCAGTCGTGGCGATCGACGGGCCGCTGTTCAGCAGGGCATTGATGCCTACGACAAAGCCTTGAAACTGCCGATGTGGGTGGCTGAAGCGGTGGGCTGGGTGGTGCAGCGCATCGGCCCCAAGGGGTTGGAATACGGCCGCTTTTCGATCGATTCCCATTTCACGCGCAACGCGCTCTGGGTGCGCCGCAATCACTCCGACCAATACACCCGACATCTGCCCGCTTTCGCGCGCAAGATTGTTGAGCGCTACAAACTTCCCCAGGCCTGA
- a CDS encoding LCP family protein has translation MAAQAPDGDSKQSDKRPWLGPKPLRTVLRIGAAVGSVWIVGAALTAIWPVADRVAPALPSSDEPDSLAPYPNQPVTVMVVGVDANGIGDPINRAAPSGPANADSVMLIRVEALKPLQILQMPTELGVNLPGIKTMQPLASSYRQGGVALTADVVADVVGLPEGEPSRFVVMPRKALRHLVNGLGDVDVRLDQTLTHQDKRQNYSVNLQAGRQSLNGAQAEQLVRFRPDPLNNHERRLRQQWLMAAIHDQLQQPNAILVLPGLVNELSTQVETDLNQQEWLSLAAAALSSDQPPVVSTLPLAPRAGEQPLRQLKADASAPLWPKQN, from the coding sequence ATGGCGGCCCAAGCACCAGACGGCGACAGCAAGCAGAGCGACAAGCGCCCATGGCTTGGTCCCAAACCCCTACGCACCGTGCTGAGGATCGGCGCTGCTGTGGGCAGCGTCTGGATCGTGGGAGCTGCGCTGACGGCCATCTGGCCTGTCGCCGATCGCGTTGCACCCGCACTGCCGTCGTCGGATGAGCCCGACAGCCTGGCGCCCTATCCCAACCAACCGGTGACGGTGATGGTGGTGGGTGTTGACGCCAATGGCATCGGCGACCCAATCAATCGAGCGGCACCTTCAGGACCTGCCAATGCCGACAGCGTGATGCTGATTCGGGTTGAAGCCCTCAAACCCCTGCAGATTCTGCAGATGCCGACAGAACTCGGGGTCAACCTCCCAGGCATCAAAACCATGCAACCGTTGGCCAGCAGTTACCGCCAAGGAGGCGTGGCCCTAACCGCCGATGTGGTGGCGGACGTGGTGGGACTTCCCGAAGGCGAACCATCTCGGTTTGTGGTGATGCCGCGCAAGGCCCTGCGCCATCTGGTGAATGGCCTAGGGGATGTGGACGTGCGGCTCGATCAGACCCTCACGCACCAAGACAAGCGTCAGAACTACAGCGTCAATCTCCAGGCCGGCCGTCAAAGCCTCAATGGGGCCCAGGCTGAACAGCTGGTCCGTTTCCGCCCTGACCCACTCAACAACCACGAGCGCCGCCTGCGCCAGCAATGGCTGATGGCAGCGATCCACGATCAACTGCAGCAGCCCAACGCCATCCTGGTCTTACCTGGACTGGTCAACGAACTCTCCACCCAAGTGGAGACCGACCTGAACCAACAGGAATGGCTGAGCCTGGCGGCAGCAGCCTTGAGCAGCGATCAACCGCCTGTTGTCTCCACCCTGCCCCTGGCTCCTAGGGCAGGGGAACAACCGCTGCGTCAACTCAAGGCTGATGCGTCAGCGCCTCTGTGGCCGAAGCAGAACTAA
- a CDS encoding ribose-phosphate pyrophosphokinase, whose translation MTSFLTAARAEQEKIHQDNRRLRLFSGTANAALSQEISAYLGVPDGPRVCKRFADGELYVQIQESIRGCDVFLIQPTCAPVNDHLMELLIMVDACRRASARQITAVVPYYGYARADRKTAGRESITAKLTANLLAKSGVDRVLAMDLHSAQIQGYFDIPCDHIYGSPVLVDYLSAQELGEVVVVSPDVGGVARARAFAKQMNDAPLAIIDKRRTGHNKAESLTVIGDVEGKTAILIDDMIDTGGTICSGARLLRQQGAKRVIACATHAVFSPPACERLSSEGLFEQVVVTNSIPIPADRTFPQLKVLSVANMLGEAIWRIHEESSVSSMFR comes from the coding sequence GTGACCAGTTTTCTCACTGCAGCCCGTGCCGAGCAGGAGAAGATCCACCAGGACAACCGTCGATTGCGCCTGTTCAGTGGAACGGCCAACGCGGCGCTTTCCCAGGAGATTTCGGCCTATCTGGGCGTCCCTGATGGTCCACGGGTTTGCAAGCGCTTCGCCGATGGCGAGCTTTATGTGCAGATTCAGGAATCCATCCGCGGCTGCGACGTCTTTCTGATCCAACCCACCTGCGCTCCGGTGAACGACCACCTGATGGAGCTGCTGATCATGGTGGATGCCTGCAGACGGGCCTCAGCCCGTCAAATCACCGCTGTGGTGCCCTACTACGGCTATGCCCGCGCCGACCGCAAAACCGCTGGACGGGAATCGATCACGGCCAAGCTGACCGCCAATCTGCTGGCCAAATCAGGGGTGGACCGGGTGCTGGCGATGGATCTCCACTCCGCCCAGATCCAGGGTTATTTCGATATCCCCTGTGATCACATCTATGGCTCACCGGTGTTGGTGGACTACCTCTCTGCCCAGGAACTGGGAGAGGTGGTAGTGGTTTCCCCTGATGTCGGAGGCGTCGCCCGGGCGCGTGCCTTCGCCAAACAAATGAATGACGCGCCTCTGGCGATCATCGACAAGCGCCGCACGGGTCACAACAAAGCGGAGAGCCTGACGGTGATCGGGGATGTGGAGGGCAAGACGGCCATCTTGATCGACGACATGATCGACACAGGCGGCACGATCTGCTCTGGAGCTCGCCTGTTGCGTCAGCAAGGCGCGAAACGGGTGATCGCCTGCGCCACCCATGCCGTTTTCTCTCCACCAGCTTGCGAACGCCTCTCCTCAGAAGGATTGTTTGAACAAGTGGTAGTCACCAACAGTATTCCCATCCCAGCTGATCGCACCTTCCCCCAGCTGAAGGTGTTGTCTGTCGCCAACATGCTCGGAGAAGCGATCTGGCGCATTCACGAAGAAAGCTCCGTGAGCTCGATGTTCCGCTGA
- a CDS encoding glycoside hydrolase family 10 protein, with product MGSTPIRHRSTGTTGWWCGGLVTALTLWAGSAALAAPQRPLGVWITNSPSLVYYDHGLIRKTVEELDQAGFTTIYPNVWSRGTTFHRSRFAPVEPSLVKAGIDLDPICTFNTEARKRGMKVIPWFEYGLMEPADSPVVEDHPEWVLAKADGNPIVRLHGKDMVWLNPAHPEVRERFIGLVVEVMQRCPMDGLQLDDHFAWPVELGYDPYTVALYARETGFKPPKDHTNRMWMTWRRRKLTGLLRELRERLELEALPKRISLSPGPFRFAYNHWLQDWELWAVGELIDDLVVQNYAYSLEGFAKDLDQPALRKARQWGIPVQIGILAGFGKRTTTMPVLTEKMRLSHERGYGVIFFYWEGLWGAHSGKEGASFRREAFRQLGGTKKPR from the coding sequence ATGGGGTCAACGCCCATCCGCCACCGATCAACGGGAACAACCGGATGGTGGTGCGGAGGGTTGGTCACAGCTTTAACCCTCTGGGCAGGTTCGGCCGCATTGGCAGCCCCGCAAAGGCCCCTTGGTGTGTGGATCACCAACAGCCCAAGCCTGGTGTATTACGACCACGGCCTGATCAGGAAAACCGTGGAGGAACTGGATCAGGCCGGATTCACGACGATTTACCCGAATGTATGGAGCCGCGGCACCACGTTTCACCGCAGCCGTTTTGCACCGGTGGAGCCCAGCCTGGTCAAAGCCGGCATCGACCTCGACCCGATCTGTACGTTCAACACCGAAGCGCGCAAGCGGGGGATGAAGGTCATCCCCTGGTTTGAATATGGGCTGATGGAGCCAGCGGATTCTCCTGTGGTGGAGGACCATCCGGAATGGGTACTGGCAAAAGCAGATGGCAATCCAATCGTGCGCCTTCATGGCAAGGACATGGTGTGGCTCAATCCAGCTCACCCAGAGGTTCGCGAACGCTTCATCGGGCTGGTGGTGGAAGTGATGCAGCGCTGCCCCATGGATGGATTGCAGCTGGATGACCACTTCGCCTGGCCCGTGGAACTCGGCTACGACCCTTACACCGTGGCCTTGTATGCGCGTGAAACCGGTTTCAAACCACCCAAGGATCACACCAACCGGATGTGGATGACCTGGCGACGGCGCAAGCTGACGGGCTTGTTGCGAGAGTTACGGGAGCGGCTGGAACTGGAGGCTTTACCGAAACGGATTTCCTTGTCACCGGGGCCGTTCCGCTTTGCCTACAACCACTGGCTTCAAGACTGGGAGCTGTGGGCAGTGGGCGAGCTGATTGACGACCTTGTTGTGCAGAACTACGCCTACTCCTTGGAGGGATTTGCAAAAGATTTGGACCAGCCAGCCTTGCGCAAGGCTCGGCAATGGGGAATCCCCGTTCAAATCGGAATTCTGGCTGGATTTGGCAAACGGACGACAACGATGCCCGTGTTAACTGAAAAAATGCGCCTGAGCCATGAACGGGGTTACGGCGTGATTTTCTTCTACTGGGAAGGTCTCTGGGGCGCCCACTCCGGTAAGGAGGGCGCAAGCTTCCGTCGCGAGGCATTCCGCCAACTGGGAGGCACAAAAAAGCCCCGCTAA
- a CDS encoding AbrB family transcriptional regulator yields the protein MLTGSELLAKVKDLGDVSKTDLATACGYVSDKKDGGQRVNFTAFYEALLNAKGIDLGTGTKGIGKGGRKLSYVATVQGNGNLLIGKAYTAMLNLEPGDEFEIKLGKKAIRLIPTGAAAAHSGSAAMDDGEE from the coding sequence ATGCTCACCGGTTCTGAACTGCTGGCCAAGGTCAAAGATTTGGGTGATGTGTCCAAAACAGATCTGGCCACGGCCTGTGGGTACGTTTCCGATAAAAAAGACGGTGGTCAGCGGGTCAACTTCACCGCCTTCTATGAAGCTCTGCTCAATGCCAAGGGCATTGATCTGGGAACTGGCACGAAGGGCATTGGTAAAGGTGGTCGCAAGCTCTCTTATGTGGCAACCGTTCAGGGCAACGGCAACCTGTTGATCGGCAAGGCATACACCGCCATGCTCAACCTTGAGCCTGGTGATGAGTTTGAAATCAAGCTTGGGAAGAAGGCCATTCGCCTGATTCCCACCGGCGCGGCTGCAGCGCATAGCGGTAGTGCTGCCATGGACGACGGTGAGGAGTGA
- the pepN gene encoding aminopeptidase N: MAAASTVRLSDYKPFPFVVPNVALDVVVQERLVQVTCRMTMEPQLQAGASQPLVLRGVDLELIEIRLDDQSLSPSDYSCDAEGLVVHHPPAQVFCLTTICRLDPFANASLEGLYASGGMLTTQCEAEGFRRITFHPDRPDVLSRYRVRIEAERERYPVLLSNGNLISAGPVDAQPSRHEAVWDDPFPKPSYLFALVAGDLREVRDRFTTASGREVDLRLHVEPGDEPFTAHAMESLKRSMLWDEQVYGLEYDLEEFNTVAVRHFNMGAMENKSLNIFNSKLVLADAETATDGELERIESVVAHEYFHNWSGNRITCRDWFQLSLKEGLTVFRDQCFTADLHSAALKRIDDAAMLRNTQFREDAGPTAHPVKPDAYQAIDNFYTTTIYEKGAELIRMLRTLLGEQRFMRGMALYFSRHDGEAATTNDFVSAIVEGAQQDGQPLGFDPAQFEHWYLQAGTPTVRVQRQWEPEIGRLTLRFAQNTAPTPGQPDKQPLVIPLLWAVVDSAGVTGEERLLVLEQSEQTVVVDGLPTQPQPPALSLFRQFSAPVRWQVEQSSEELFHLFAYDNDSFARWDAGQQLWQRLLLARAAGAADAALDHQMQDALAALLADDGEPDPAVLATLLSFPGSPELESLQSVADPLALYLAGCALREQFGTALAKPLQRRLEQLQPHLAQPWPAGQGERQLTGLIWSWLSAAGDQAVRQQALDAVSGPSMTMARYALRALQPHDCQERELALGCFHDRWQERPVIFDSWFGLEASTPRADGLAKVHALLNHPRFDPMAPNAVRAVLGGLAGNPVVFHAADGEGYRFMAEQIIAVDQRNAITASRLAKVFSRWRFYSETRQHQVKHALGLLEAADLSTNTREVVAMILA, encoded by the coding sequence ATGGCTGCTGCTTCCACCGTTCGCCTTTCGGATTACAAGCCCTTTCCGTTTGTGGTCCCGAATGTGGCCCTGGATGTGGTGGTGCAAGAGCGGTTGGTTCAGGTGACCTGCCGGATGACCATGGAGCCGCAGCTGCAGGCTGGGGCGTCTCAGCCCCTTGTGTTGCGTGGGGTCGACCTTGAGCTCATCGAGATTCGTCTCGATGATCAGTCGCTCTCCCCTTCTGACTACAGCTGTGATGCCGAAGGTTTGGTGGTGCATCACCCTCCGGCTCAGGTTTTTTGTCTGACGACGATCTGTCGGCTCGATCCCTTCGCCAATGCCTCCCTGGAGGGGCTGTATGCGAGCGGGGGAATGTTGACAACCCAATGCGAGGCGGAAGGTTTTCGCCGCATCACCTTCCATCCCGATCGGCCGGATGTGCTCAGTCGCTACCGCGTGCGCATTGAGGCCGAACGAGAGCGTTATCCGGTGCTGCTCTCCAACGGCAATTTGATCAGTGCGGGGCCTGTGGACGCTCAGCCTTCACGCCATGAAGCGGTCTGGGATGACCCGTTCCCGAAGCCTTCCTATCTCTTTGCGCTGGTGGCCGGTGATTTGCGCGAGGTGCGAGACCGCTTCACCACAGCTTCCGGCAGAGAGGTGGACTTGCGTCTGCATGTCGAGCCAGGCGATGAACCGTTCACGGCGCATGCCATGGAGTCGTTGAAGCGGTCGATGCTTTGGGATGAGCAGGTCTACGGCCTCGAGTACGACCTCGAAGAGTTCAATACCGTTGCTGTGCGCCACTTCAACATGGGCGCAATGGAGAACAAGAGTCTCAATATCTTCAACTCCAAGCTGGTGCTGGCTGACGCGGAAACAGCCACCGATGGTGAGCTGGAACGCATCGAAAGCGTGGTTGCCCACGAGTATTTTCACAACTGGTCAGGCAATCGCATCACCTGCCGTGACTGGTTTCAGCTTTCACTCAAAGAAGGCCTCACCGTGTTTCGGGATCAGTGCTTCACAGCTGATCTGCACTCGGCAGCTCTCAAGCGCATCGACGATGCCGCGATGCTGCGCAATACCCAGTTCCGCGAAGACGCCGGCCCGACGGCCCACCCGGTGAAACCAGACGCCTACCAGGCGATTGACAATTTCTATACAACGACGATCTATGAGAAAGGTGCGGAGCTAATTCGCATGCTGCGCACCTTGCTGGGTGAGCAGCGGTTCATGCGCGGAATGGCGCTGTATTTCAGCCGTCACGACGGCGAAGCGGCCACCACCAATGATTTTGTCAGCGCCATCGTTGAAGGGGCTCAGCAGGATGGCCAGCCTCTCGGTTTTGACCCGGCTCAGTTTGAGCATTGGTATCTCCAGGCTGGAACACCAACGGTGCGGGTGCAACGGCAATGGGAACCAGAGATCGGGCGCTTGACGTTGCGCTTTGCGCAGAACACGGCGCCGACCCCTGGGCAGCCTGACAAGCAACCCTTGGTGATCCCCCTGCTGTGGGCTGTTGTCGATTCCGCTGGTGTGACCGGCGAGGAGCGTTTGCTGGTGCTCGAACAGTCGGAGCAGACGGTTGTTGTCGATGGCCTTCCGACCCAGCCCCAGCCTCCTGCACTGTCGTTGTTCCGTCAGTTCTCAGCACCGGTCCGGTGGCAAGTCGAACAATCCTCTGAGGAGTTGTTCCATCTTTTTGCCTATGACAACGATTCCTTTGCCCGTTGGGATGCCGGTCAGCAGCTTTGGCAGCGATTGCTGCTGGCTCGGGCCGCTGGTGCTGCCGATGCAGCTCTGGACCATCAGATGCAGGATGCTCTTGCGGCATTGCTGGCAGATGACGGTGAGCCGGATCCAGCCGTGTTGGCCACGCTTCTCAGTTTTCCTGGCAGCCCGGAATTGGAGTCCTTGCAGAGCGTTGCGGATCCTCTGGCCCTCTATCTGGCAGGTTGCGCCCTGCGTGAGCAGTTCGGTACTGCACTGGCGAAGCCGTTGCAGCGCCGTTTGGAACAGCTTCAGCCCCATTTGGCCCAGCCATGGCCAGCGGGGCAGGGAGAGCGTCAGCTCACGGGCTTGATCTGGAGTTGGCTGTCTGCGGCTGGCGATCAAGCTGTCCGTCAGCAGGCACTCGACGCAGTCTCTGGTCCCTCGATGACCATGGCCCGTTATGCCCTTCGTGCGCTTCAGCCCCATGACTGCCAGGAACGTGAGCTGGCCTTGGGTTGTTTCCACGACCGCTGGCAAGAACGGCCTGTGATTTTTGATAGCTGGTTTGGGCTTGAGGCGTCAACGCCGCGAGCGGATGGATTGGCCAAGGTCCACGCCCTGCTCAATCATCCCCGTTTTGACCCGATGGCACCCAATGCGGTACGTGCCGTTTTGGGTGGCCTGGCAGGAAACCCAGTGGTCTTTCATGCGGCCGATGGCGAGGGGTATCGCTTCATGGCGGAGCAGATCATCGCTGTGGATCAGCGCAATGCGATCACGGCGTCGCGACTCGCCAAGGTGTTTAGCCGTTGGCGCTTCTACAGCGAAACGCGTCAACATCAGGTGAAGCATGCGCTCGGCTTGTTGGAGGCTGCCGATCTATCGACCAACACCCGAGAGGTGGTGGCCATGATCCTGGCCTGA
- a CDS encoding histidine kinase, with protein sequence MNVNFGNHRPVDGEASDQRQHLKLLLVAGRHHLSSGDLRSLIQFLESDDCGFEVALQVADPITHPELLELHRLVVTPALIKLQPAPKQVFAGSSINQQLRGWMPRWQEDEVVSDLAISLKPTDLDGSRTQRELQLEDQLLVLRQENETLIDRLEAQERLLRMVAHELRTPLTAATLALQSQQLGQIDHNRFQDVLKRRLEEIALLSKDLLEVGSTRWEAMFNPQRLNLATVAAEAILELEKQWLGRDVTVQTDIPTDLPKVYADQRRMRQVLLNLLENALKFTQDGGQVSLTMLHRTSQWLQVSVCDSGPGIPTQEQERIFLDRVRLPQTSSETSGFGVGLSVCRRIVEVHGGKIWVVSEPGEGACFFFTVPVWQGQDQSKPEQDATSVLTEGQSDP encoded by the coding sequence GTGAACGTCAACTTTGGCAATCACCGTCCAGTGGATGGGGAAGCTTCCGATCAGCGACAGCATCTGAAGCTTTTGCTGGTGGCAGGCAGGCATCACTTGTCCAGTGGAGACCTGCGGTCGCTGATTCAATTCCTGGAAAGCGACGACTGCGGCTTTGAAGTGGCCCTGCAAGTCGCAGACCCCATCACCCATCCGGAACTGCTTGAGCTGCACAGGCTGGTGGTCACCCCGGCACTGATCAAGCTCCAACCGGCACCAAAGCAGGTGTTCGCCGGAAGCAGCATTAACCAGCAGCTACGGGGCTGGATGCCGCGCTGGCAAGAAGACGAGGTGGTGAGTGATCTGGCCATCAGCCTCAAGCCCACCGATCTCGATGGGAGCCGAACGCAACGGGAGTTGCAACTGGAGGATCAACTGCTGGTCTTGCGTCAGGAAAACGAGACCCTGATCGACCGTCTCGAAGCGCAGGAACGGTTGTTGCGCATGGTGGCCCATGAACTGCGCACGCCTCTGACGGCAGCAACCCTGGCGCTGCAGAGTCAGCAACTGGGGCAGATCGACCACAACCGATTTCAGGACGTGCTCAAGCGCCGCCTGGAGGAAATTGCGCTGCTGTCAAAGGATCTGCTCGAAGTCGGCAGCACACGATGGGAGGCCATGTTCAATCCCCAGCGCCTCAACCTGGCCACTGTGGCGGCCGAAGCGATCCTGGAACTGGAGAAGCAATGGCTCGGCCGGGACGTCACGGTCCAGACCGATATCCCCACCGACCTGCCGAAGGTCTATGCCGACCAACGGCGCATGCGTCAGGTGCTCCTCAACCTGTTGGAAAACGCCCTCAAATTCACACAGGACGGCGGCCAAGTGAGCTTGACCATGCTGCACCGCACCAGCCAGTGGTTACAAGTGAGTGTGTGTGACAGCGGGCCAGGCATCCCGACCCAGGAACAGGAGCGAATCTTTCTCGACCGTGTGCGGCTCCCTCAGACCTCAAGTGAAACGTCCGGTTTTGGGGTGGGTCTCTCGGTCTGCAGACGCATCGTTGAAGTGCACGGCGGCAAGATCTGGGTGGTGTCGGAACCAGGCGAAGGAGCGTGCTTCTTCTTCACTGTTCCCGTCTGGCAGGGACAGGACCAAAGCAAGCCAGAGCAGGATGCGACCAGTGTCTTGACGGAGGGTCAGTCGGACCCGTAA
- a CDS encoding SRPBCC family protein, whose product MERLPQGTRRLAVQLRTPLGLELLWKVLTDYDQLSSFIPNLSSSSVVSRKNNCVHLVQVGSQQLLGLKFSAQVELELTEHRPEGLLRFRMIKGDFRRFEGSWRLQALPDGTSLLYDLTVQGCMGMPVGLIEQRLRSDLSDNLLAVEQEALRRQGPQ is encoded by the coding sequence ATGGAGCGTTTGCCGCAGGGCACGCGCCGTTTAGCAGTCCAGTTGCGAACTCCCCTTGGTCTCGAGCTGCTGTGGAAAGTTCTGACTGATTACGACCAGCTCAGCAGCTTCATACCCAACCTCAGTAGCAGCTCTGTTGTTTCGCGCAAGAACAACTGCGTTCACCTCGTTCAGGTTGGTAGTCAGCAATTGTTGGGACTGAAATTTTCTGCTCAAGTTGAACTGGAGCTCACCGAGCATCGGCCTGAGGGTTTGCTGCGGTTTCGAATGATCAAAGGTGATTTCCGGCGTTTCGAAGGGTCCTGGCGTCTGCAGGCCCTGCCCGATGGAACGTCCTTGCTCTACGACCTGACGGTTCAGGGATGCATGGGGATGCCGGTGGGTTTGATTGAGCAGCGTCTGCGCAGTGATCTATCGGACAATTTGTTGGCAGTTGAGCAGGAAGCCTTGCGCCGTCAAGGGCCTCAATAA
- a CDS encoding phycobilisome linker polypeptide codes for MRVSTAGSGGSDERMFTVISQVPQADRQRKTERSYFVPYSRLEATLRFITSSGGQVLSVTPASESPAASDQPKPTPAKAVPSKASSKKAPVTKKPAHQAVPVNLYKPKTPFIGTVTENYSLLQEGAIGRVNHITFDLSGGEPHLHYVEGQSIGIIPDGEDAKGKPHKLRLYSIASTRHGDDMADNTVSLCVRQLQYEKDGETINGVCSTFLCDIEPGAKVKITGPVGKEMLLPDDEEANVIMFATGTGIAPMRTYLRRMFESSEREKNGWNFRGKAWLFMGAPKTPNLLYDDDFNRYESEYPENFRYTKAISREQQNTKGGRMYIQDRVLEHADEIFAMIEDPKTHVYMCGLRGMEPGIDEAMSAAAAAKGLDWSVLRPQLKKAERWHVETY; via the coding sequence ATGCGCGTCAGCACTGCTGGTTCTGGTGGATCCGATGAGCGGATGTTCACGGTCATCAGCCAGGTACCCCAAGCAGATCGCCAACGCAAAACCGAGCGTTCCTATTTCGTCCCCTACAGCCGTTTAGAGGCGACTCTGCGCTTCATCACCTCCAGCGGTGGTCAAGTGCTTTCGGTCACTCCAGCATCGGAGTCGCCCGCAGCATCCGATCAACCCAAGCCGACTCCTGCAAAGGCTGTCCCCTCCAAAGCCTCTTCGAAGAAAGCCCCAGTGACGAAAAAACCCGCCCACCAGGCTGTTCCGGTCAATCTCTACAAGCCGAAAACGCCCTTCATCGGCACCGTCACCGAGAACTACAGCCTCCTGCAGGAGGGTGCCATCGGTCGCGTGAATCACATCACCTTCGACCTGAGCGGTGGAGAGCCCCATCTCCATTACGTCGAGGGCCAGTCGATCGGCATCATTCCCGATGGCGAAGACGCCAAGGGCAAGCCGCACAAGCTCCGCCTCTATTCGATCGCCAGCACACGCCATGGTGATGACATGGCGGACAACACCGTCTCGCTCTGCGTGCGTCAGCTGCAATACGAAAAGGATGGTGAAACCATTAACGGTGTCTGCTCCACCTTCCTCTGCGACATCGAACCTGGCGCCAAGGTGAAGATCACTGGCCCCGTGGGCAAAGAAATGCTTCTTCCTGACGATGAAGAAGCCAACGTGATCATGTTTGCCACCGGCACCGGCATCGCACCGATGCGGACCTATCTGCGCCGCATGTTCGAATCGTCTGAGCGCGAGAAGAACGGCTGGAACTTCCGTGGCAAGGCCTGGCTGTTCATGGGTGCTCCCAAAACGCCAAACCTGCTCTACGACGACGACTTCAACAGATATGAGAGCGAGTACCCCGAGAACTTCCGCTACACCAAGGCCATCAGCCGCGAGCAGCAGAACACCAAGGGCGGTCGCATGTACATCCAGGACCGCGTTCTGGAGCATGCCGATGAGATCTTCGCGATGATCGAAGATCCCAAGACCCACGTCTATATGTGCGGTCTGCGCGGCATGGAACCCGGCATCGACGAAGCCATGTCGGCAGCAGCAGCAGCCAAGGGGCTCGATTGGAGCGTCCTGCGTCCCCAGCTGAAAAAAGCCGAGCGCTGGCACGTCGAAACCTATTGA